The following coding sequences are from one Thermostaphylospora chromogena window:
- a CDS encoding DUF3467 domain-containing protein, whose protein sequence is MNQEPESHLEVSISPEVEAGLYANFASVWHTRDGFVLDFAVITRPPQLTDDPESGQRILSVPTRIVSRIRLPPGQVFELMKALEQQLTAYEKETGHKL, encoded by the coding sequence GTGAACCAAGAGCCGGAGAGCCATCTTGAGGTGAGCATCTCCCCCGAGGTGGAAGCCGGGCTGTATGCCAACTTCGCCTCCGTGTGGCATACCCGCGACGGCTTCGTCCTGGACTTCGCGGTGATCACCAGGCCTCCGCAGCTGACCGACGATCCGGAGTCCGGGCAGCGCATCCTCAGCGTCCCGACCCGCATCGTCAGCCGTATCCGCCTGCCTCCGGGGCAGGTCTTCGAGCTGATGAAGGCCCTGGAGCAGCAGTTGACGGCCTACGAGAAGGAGACCGGCCACAAGCTCTGA
- a CDS encoding DUF305 domain-containing protein, producing METPEKTPRNSRGRFAVIGVFLLVAAAAVFFIVGRNSTPGDASPEAGFARDMAVHHAQAVEMSFIVRDATDDEEIRRLAYDIIVTQTAQRGMFMGWLQQWGLTYASSRPAMAWMSGHGHAAAAAPRGGDGSGKMPGMATAEELDRLRAATGKEAEILFLQLMIRHHEGGVEMADGLLALSDREEVVTMARHISNGQAGEIELMTRMLADRGAEPYPSILD from the coding sequence ATGGAGACGCCTGAGAAAACCCCCCGAAACAGTCGCGGCCGCTTCGCCGTCATCGGCGTGTTCCTTCTCGTCGCCGCCGCGGCGGTCTTCTTCATCGTCGGCCGTAACAGCACCCCCGGCGACGCCTCCCCCGAAGCCGGGTTCGCCCGCGACATGGCCGTCCACCACGCGCAGGCGGTCGAGATGTCGTTCATCGTGCGGGACGCGACGGACGACGAGGAGATCCGGCGGCTGGCCTACGACATCATCGTCACCCAGACCGCGCAACGGGGCATGTTCATGGGCTGGCTCCAGCAGTGGGGGCTCACCTACGCCTCGTCCAGGCCCGCCATGGCCTGGATGTCCGGCCACGGGCACGCCGCCGCGGCGGCCCCGCGCGGGGGCGACGGAAGCGGGAAGATGCCCGGCATGGCGACCGCCGAGGAGCTGGACAGACTGCGCGCGGCCACCGGCAAGGAGGCCGAGATCCTCTTCCTCCAGCTCATGATCCGCCACCATGAGGGCGGGGTCGAGATGGCCGACGGTCTCCTCGCCCTGTCCGACCGCGAAGAAGTGGTCACGATGGCCCGCCACATCAGCAACGGCCAGGCGGGCGAGATCGAGCTGATGACCCGCATGCTGGCCGATCGGGGCGCCGAGCCGTACCCCTCGATCTTGGATTGA